The region CGACGTTCTCGCCAAAAAATACCACATCCGGTTTCAGCCGTTGGCCGTTGCAGTAAGGGCAGTGGGGGACCTGGAAGCGTTCTTCAAAGGCAGGATCGAGCAGCGTATCGCCATCGGGCGCCTGCACGGCATCAACACCGGCCAGGTACGGGTTCTGATCTTCCATGACCCGCTGGATCACATCGCGCTCGCTGCGCTGTTGGCAATCCAGGCACAGCACCCAATGCAGGCTGCCATGCAGCTCGATCACCTCATGGCTGCCCGCCTGGTCATGCAAGGCATCGACGTTTTGCGTGATCAACCCGCTGATGCGCTCACGTTGCTGCAATGTCGCCAGCGCCCAATGAGCCTTGTTCGGTTGGGCGATGCGTACCCGTGGCCAACCCAGCATCGCTCGCGCCCAGTAGCGGCGCCGCGCTTGAGGGGTGGCCAGGAATTCCTGGTACATCATTGGCGCCTTGCCTCGACGCACGCCCTCGCTGTCGCGATAGTCAGGGATACCCGACGACGTACTGATCCCCGCGCCGGTCAACACCAAAAAGCGCCGTTCAGCCATGGCCCGGTGCAGGGTATCGAGGTGGTCCTGTTGATATTCCAGCGTGTCGAGCATGGGGTCTCCTATTCGCCGCGGATGTACTGCTCCAGTTGCTTGATCAGGTCAGCCTGTTCGGCAATGGCTTCCTTGACCAGGTCACCGATGGAGAGCAGGCCCAGCAGTTTGCCGTCTTCGACAACCGGCAAATGGCGCAGGTGACTGTCGGTCATGATGTTCATGCATTCCTCGACACTTTTATGGGTATCGACGGTTATCACCGGTGAACTCATCACCTCATCAACCCTTGTGGTGACCGACGATAAGCCTTTGAGGATGAGTTTACGTGCGTAATCACGTTCGCTGATGATCCCTACAACCGTGCCTTCTTTGACGACCGGCAAGGCCCCGACGTTCTTCTCGGACATCCGCACCAGTGCCTCAAACACGGTGTGGTCCCATTGGATTGTGTGGACGTCGTGATTCTTCTGGTCCTTGGCTTTGAGCACTTGTGCAACGGTTTTCATGGCGGCCACTCCGGTGTTGTTGTTAGGAAGTCAGCGGGTCACCTACAGAATCCTAGACGGCCCACGGCGGAGCAAGGTCCAAAGCGGCGTTAAACCCGTCGAAAAACGTCATTCGCCGGATTTTTTCGACGTTATCCAGCATTTGTCGGTTTTTTCGCGCGCTTGGTGGGGGTGGCTGTCGTTTTGCGCGGTGTGCTCTTGCGTTTCTTTTTCCACGGCGTAGCGCCTCGGCCCGCAGGGCTGGCCGGGCCGCTGATGGTCATGCGCATGCCATTGCAGCGCGCCACTTGTTTACTCATCCAGGCGGCCTGCTTGGCGACGAACTCTTCCAGGCTCATTTCACCGCTTTGCACCATGTCCAGTGCCTGCTCCCAGATCGCGGTGGTGCCGGGGTCGGCGATCGCCCGTGGCACCGCGTCGATCAGGCTGAACGCCGCCGCAGTGGCTGAAAGCGCCTTGCCGTTTTTGACCAGGTAACCACGGTCCAGCAGGCCCTGGATGATCCCGGCGCGCGTGGCTTCGGTGCCGATGCCGGTGGTGTCCTTGAGTTTTTGCTTGAGCAGCGGATCTTCCACCAGTTTGGCGACGTTTTTCATCGCTTTGATCAAGTCGCCTTCGGTGAATGGCTTGGGCGGTTGGGTCCAGAGGTCCTTGAGGTTGACCTTGGCCACCGCATAATCCTGGCCCTGCACCAGCGTCGGCAACGCTTGTGGCGCGGCGGCCTCTCGGCCTTTGGCGGGCGCCAGCGCTTCGGGCAGCGCGCGTTTCCAGCCCGGCTCGATGATGACCTTGCCGACTGCACGCAACGCCTGGCCGGCGCAGTCGAAATCCGCCTGGGTACGATCGTATTCATGGTTGGGCAGGAACTGCGCCAGATAACGCGCACGAATGAGGGTATAGACCGCACGATGTTTGCCGGTGAGCTGCCCGACATCCTTGCCTGCGCCGGTAGGAATGATGCCGTGGTGCGCGCTGACCTTGGCGTCGTTCCAGGCCCGCGAACGGCGTTGCGGGTCGATATGCGGCATCAGCTCGTTCACCGCCGCATCCGCACGGCCCAACGCTGCGAGGATCTTTGGCGCGTCGCCGTGCTGGCTTAACGGCAAGTAGCCGCAGTCACTGCGCGGGTAGGTGATGACCTTGTGGGTTTCGTAAAGGGATTGCGCGACATCCAGGGTTTCCTGGGCGCCGAGGCCGAGCTTCTTGGAGCAGATTTCCTGCAATGTGCCGAGGTCGAAGGGCAGGGGGGCTACCTCGCGCATGCGTTCGGTGCGCAGTTTCATCAGGCGCGCAGTCCCGGCATTGGTCATCGCATCGGCCGCTTCCCGAGCCAGCTGGGGGTTCAGGCAGCGGCCCTGATCATCACAGGCGTCCTCGCTGGCGCGCCATTGCGCGGTGAAGGTCATGCGTTCATGGCGCAAGTCGACATCGATGGCCCAGTAAGCCACCGGCACAAAGTCTGCGATGCTGCGGTCGCGGTCCACCACCAGGCGCAACGTCGGGGTTTGCACCCGGCCCACCGGCAACACGCCTTGATAACCGGATTGGCGCCCGAGCAAGGTAAACAAACGGCTCATGTTCATGCCGATCAGCCAGTCGGCGCGCGAGCGGCCGAGGGCCGAGTGATACAGGCTGAAGGTCTCGGCGCCCGGCTTGAGCGCGGCCAGGGCCTTGCGAATGGAGGCGTCATCCAGCGCCGACAGCCACAACCGCTGGATGGGCCCGCGGTAACGGCAATGCTCCACCAGTTCACGGGCGATCATCTCGCCCTCACGGTCGGCGTCGGTGGCGATCACCAGCTCCTGCGCTTCCCCCAACAAACGCTTGACCGCCTTGAACTGGCTGGCGGTCTTGGGCTTGACCAGCATCTTCCATTTTTCCGGGACGATCGGCAGGTCGGCCAGCACCCAGCGCTTGTATTTGGCGTCGTAGGCATCGGGCGGGGCGGTTTCCAGCAGGTGGCCGATGCACCAGGTCACTGTGACGCCATTGCCCAGCCAGCAGCCATCGCCACGGCGACTGGCGCCGAGTACGGCCGCGATATCCTTGGCCTGGGAGGGTTTTTCACAGAGGTACAGCCGCATGGTCATCACATCACATCGGGTTGATGCCTTGCAGGATGCTTAGTCAGAAGGATTTGAGCAACCATTATCTGTATGGATGTACAGCTTTAAGTTTCAAGCTACAAGCTGCAAGTAGAGGCCGATCAGCTCCTACTTGCCGCTTGCAGCTTGCCCCTTGAAGCTGACTCAGTTGTTATCGATGTCCACATTCCGCGTTTCTTTGAGGCAGAACAACCCCACGATCAAGCTCACCCCGGTCACGACCACCGGGTACCACAAGCCATAGAAAATATCGCCGGTGTACACCACCAAGGCAAACGATACGGTCGGCAGGAACCCGCCAAACCAGCCGTTACCGATGTGGTAGGGCAGCGACATCGACGTGTAGCGGATACGCGTCGGGAACAGCTCTACCATCAACGCCGCCAGCGGGCCGTAGCACATGGCGGCGATCAGGATCAGCGCTACGATCAGCACCACCACCATCACCTTGTTGACCTGGGCCATGTCCGCCGAAGTCGGGTAACCGGCCAGGGTCACCGCGCCGCGCAGGGCGGCTTCGTCGAAGCCATCGATGCGCACGTCACCGACGCTCACCTGTACCGGGCTGCCCGCCGGGGCTACCGCGCTGCTATACGGCAGGCCCTGCTTGACCAGGAAGGTCTTGACCTTGTCGCACGGGCTGTCAAAACGCGCCTTGCCCACCGGGTCGAACTGGAAGGTGCACGTGGCCGGGTCGGCCAGCACGGTAATCGGGGCCTGGTGGCTGGCCTGGTCCATCGCCGGGTTGGTGTAGTGCGCCAGCCCCTTGAAGATCGGGAAATACAGCAC is a window of Pseudomonas antarctica DNA encoding:
- a CDS encoding NAD-dependent protein deacetylase; its protein translation is MLDTLEYQQDHLDTLHRAMAERRFLVLTGAGISTSSGIPDYRDSEGVRRGKAPMMYQEFLATPQARRRYWARAMLGWPRVRIAQPNKAHWALATLQQRERISGLITQNVDALHDQAGSHEVIELHGSLHWVLCLDCQQRSERDVIQRVMEDQNPYLAGVDAVQAPDGDTLLDPAFEERFQVPHCPYCNGQRLKPDVVFFGENVAQATAAKAMAAVAHAEGLLVVGSSLMAYSAFRLCKAMVEQGKPVIAINLGKTRGDELLQVKIEASCERLLPLLVERLGQ
- a CDS encoding CBS domain-containing protein yields the protein MKTVAQVLKAKDQKNHDVHTIQWDHTVFEALVRMSEKNVGALPVVKEGTVVGIISERDYARKLILKGLSSVTTRVDEVMSSPVITVDTHKSVEECMNIMTDSHLRHLPVVEDGKLLGLLSIGDLVKEAIAEQADLIKQLEQYIRGE
- a CDS encoding DNA topoisomerase III, whose translation is MRLYLCEKPSQAKDIAAVLGASRRGDGCWLGNGVTVTWCIGHLLETAPPDAYDAKYKRWVLADLPIVPEKWKMLVKPKTASQFKAVKRLLGEAQELVIATDADREGEMIARELVEHCRYRGPIQRLWLSALDDASIRKALAALKPGAETFSLYHSALGRSRADWLIGMNMSRLFTLLGRQSGYQGVLPVGRVQTPTLRLVVDRDRSIADFVPVAYWAIDVDLRHERMTFTAQWRASEDACDDQGRCLNPQLAREAADAMTNAGTARLMKLRTERMREVAPLPFDLGTLQEICSKKLGLGAQETLDVAQSLYETHKVITYPRSDCGYLPLSQHGDAPKILAALGRADAAVNELMPHIDPQRRSRAWNDAKVSAHHGIIPTGAGKDVGQLTGKHRAVYTLIRARYLAQFLPNHEYDRTQADFDCAGQALRAVGKVIIEPGWKRALPEALAPAKGREAAAPQALPTLVQGQDYAVAKVNLKDLWTQPPKPFTEGDLIKAMKNVAKLVEDPLLKQKLKDTTGIGTEATRAGIIQGLLDRGYLVKNGKALSATAAAFSLIDAVPRAIADPGTTAIWEQALDMVQSGEMSLEEFVAKQAAWMSKQVARCNGMRMTISGPASPAGRGATPWKKKRKSTPRKTTATPTKRAKKPTNAG